A part of Helicobacter fennelliae genomic DNA contains:
- a CDS encoding glycosyltransferase 61 family protein translates to MSKALDQNLCADFHCTDFQKLREINFDELIIIAPIRDATSFKQYIYPALLSITKEHNPDCEFAISEKNIVCVNSVKLPQKMLIKARNVFVPTQVKYDKEHLSFAMEHLRKFYYDENFDKGCERIYISRAKSAKRFLVNEKEFREFIEKKFGFKTLIMEEVSFKDKINYLSRAKVLLSVDGTSIMNYAYMQGGKAVALRVKDFPEYPFQTIFGVDFLPIICDIDTPVETDFGYGAVAPTWWASNIKADIPYIESKLKAYGIEPISQNPSTQANTHLKQSNTPKE, encoded by the coding sequence ATGAGTAAAGCTCTAGATCAAAATCTTTGTGCGGATTTTCATTGCACGGATTTTCAAAAACTGCGCGAGATTAATTTTGATGAGCTTATCATTATCGCGCCAATTAGAGATGCCACATCTTTCAAGCAATACATCTACCCTGCACTCCTTAGTATCACCAAAGAGCACAATCCAGATTGTGAATTTGCAATTTCTGAAAAAAATATAGTCTGTGTCAATAGCGTTAAACTTCCTCAAAAAATGCTTATCAAAGCCCGCAATGTATTTGTCCCAACGCAAGTTAAATACGACAAAGAGCACCTTAGTTTTGCTATGGAGCATTTAAGAAAGTTTTATTATGATGAGAACTTTGATAAAGGCTGTGAGAGAATCTATATCTCAAGGGCAAAAAGCGCAAAGCGATTTCTTGTCAATGAAAAAGAATTTAGAGAATTTATAGAAAAGAAATTTGGCTTTAAGACGCTCATAATGGAAGAAGTAAGCTTCAAAGACAAGATTAATTATCTCTCTCGCGCAAAAGTTTTATTAAGCGTTGATGGCACTTCGATTATGAATTATGCGTATATGCAAGGTGGCAAAGCGGTTGCTTTAAGGGTAAAAGATTTTCCAGAATATCCTTTTCAAACCATATTTGGAGTGGATTTTCTACCGATTATCTGCGATATAGATACACCCGTAGAGACAGATTTTGGATATGGCGCAGTAGCTCCTACGTGGTGGGCTTCAAATATCAAAGCTGACATTCCTTATATAGAATCCAAGCTCAAAGCCTATGGCATAGAGCCTATAAGTCAAAATCCAAGCACGCAAGCAAATACACACTTAAAGCAATCAAACACACCAAAGGAGTAA
- a CDS encoding radical SAM protein, producing the protein MEILRAKTKELFKSKLTKEQEQNSKLNLLEIDKQATKLESYPRRIVLEMTSACNIKCVFCGRDEAEFNQTYLPLEVLDKLEPALQKCEEVTLFGWGEPTINPKFIQFLERLDKTPVRKYFVTNGTRLEKFIDAIFAYHVDIIAVSLDGPNAQTNDKIRVGAKFDKVIDNIKKIQAKKKELQVDFPYMNFVFVAMKSNIHTLPEMITLAKEVGIQEVKVVFLTAFSPDMLSESLYNQQDLVREIFSQTIQKAQELDIKIKLPYIQGEDIAGDKYHKDCFVPWRDFFVGSDDSLRPCQSTSLKLGKFSEYKSFEEAWNNKAYQKFRQEVNCNTPKDGKDMPLQCKLCYQSSHANWNRKQSFIQVGQAFAPDWEKIAIKAPNGGGGSAKSK; encoded by the coding sequence ATGGAAATTTTAAGAGCCAAAACAAAAGAATTATTCAAATCCAAACTCACCAAAGAGCAAGAGCAAAACTCCAAACTCAATCTCTTAGAAATAGACAAGCAAGCCACAAAGCTAGAATCTTATCCGCGAAGAATCGTGCTAGAGATGACAAGTGCTTGCAATATCAAATGCGTGTTTTGCGGCAGAGATGAAGCAGAATTTAATCAAACTTATCTCCCGCTCGAAGTGCTAGATAAGCTAGAGCCAGCATTGCAAAAATGCGAAGAGGTTACATTATTTGGCTGGGGCGAGCCTACGATTAATCCCAAATTTATACAATTTTTAGAGCGACTTGACAAAACTCCTGTCAGAAAATATTTTGTAACCAATGGCACGCGATTAGAAAAATTTATCGATGCGATTTTTGCCTATCATGTGGATATTATCGCTGTGAGCCTTGATGGTCCAAACGCACAGACAAATGACAAAATCCGCGTTGGAGCGAAGTTTGACAAAGTTATAGACAATATCAAAAAAATCCAAGCTAAGAAAAAAGAGCTTCAAGTAGATTTTCCATATATGAATTTTGTCTTTGTAGCGATGAAATCAAATATCCACACTTTGCCTGAGATGATTACACTTGCAAAAGAAGTAGGAATCCAAGAAGTCAAAGTCGTCTTTCTTACTGCATTTAGCCCTGATATGCTAAGTGAGAGCCTCTACAATCAGCAAGATCTTGTGCGCGAGATTTTTAGCCAAACCATACAAAAAGCACAAGAGCTTGATATAAAAATTAAATTGCCATACATTCAAGGCGAAGATATTGCTGGTGATAAATACCACAAAGACTGCTTTGTGCCATGGAGAGATTTTTTTGTAGGAAGTGATGACTCACTGCGCCCTTGCCAAAGCACAAGCTTGAAGCTAGGAAAATTTAGCGAATACAAAAGCTTTGAGGAAGCATGGAATAACAAAGCCTATCAGAAATTTAGACAAGAAGTAAATTGCAATACCCCAAAAGATGGTAAAGATATGCCTCTGCAATGCAAACTCTGCTACCAAAGCTCGCATGCAAATTGGAATCGCAAACAAAGCTTTATCCAAGTCGGGCAAGCTTTTGCACCTGATTGGGAAAAAATAGCTATAAAAGCTCCTAATGGGGGGGGGGGCAGCGCAAAATCTAAATAA
- the rfbC gene encoding dTDP-4-dehydrorhamnose 3,5-epimerase, whose protein sequence is MSRFTFTPTPLQSCFVIEPKPLRDERGYFERFFCTQDFEEIGLKKPIMQINHSKTIGKGSVRGLHYQTPPFCETKIVRCIKGAIYDLAVDLRKDSPTFLQYFGIELNETNAKYLYIPEGFAHGFQSLSDEVEIFYLATQAFCPEADSAINALDPTINIKWQFEITNISTKDKNAPCIDNNFKGLVMNTNFAPPPRQQPDK, encoded by the coding sequence ATGAGTCGCTTTACTTTCACACCCACGCCACTTCAATCTTGCTTTGTTATCGAGCCAAAGCCATTGCGAGATGAGCGAGGTTATTTTGAGCGGTTTTTTTGCACGCAGGATTTTGAGGAAATCGGACTCAAAAAGCCAATTATGCAAATCAATCACTCTAAGACTATCGGAAAAGGATCTGTGCGTGGGTTGCATTATCAAACACCGCCCTTTTGTGAGACAAAAATCGTGCGTTGCATAAAAGGAGCGATTTATGATTTGGCGGTGGATTTACGCAAAGATTCCCCGACTTTTTTGCAGTATTTTGGCATAGAGCTTAATGAGACAAACGCAAAATACCTCTATATCCCTGAAGGTTTTGCGCATGGATTCCAAAGCTTAAGCGATGAGGTTGAGATTTTCTACCTTGCGACGCAAGCATTTTGCCCTGAAGCTGATAGTGCTATCAATGCACTTGATCCCACAATCAACATCAAATGGCAATTTGAAATCACAAACATATCAACAAAGGATAAAAATGCTCCATGTATTGATAATAACTTTAAAGGATTAGTAATGAATACCAATTTTGCCCCCCCCCCCCGACAACAGCCCGATAAATAA
- a CDS encoding RecB-like helicase, which translates to MSLHSDSIQTQNSYQESFLALKASAGSGKTFALTIRYISLLFCGASANQILAITFTKKATSEMYQRIKSALYELANLDIYPESSFFKVLQDEGLSAESIRKNAHRIYLEFLNSTTKILTIDAFLQSVLKKFCWYIGLCQDYKLLTSNKDAQDEILELFLGHLYRLDSRSNSSKNKYHPLCDLATFCQSLDIKPQSFISFVQRCYSDKIHFSQDFFKQFDYPNTQHLQPSIKALQDKILSTATALKALINAQPDASDRAKNLIKNENFKQLLGLGEYDTKLTWIEKDVEHNYWNKLFATNENLKNDFTQLLENLKNDCLHYFKLRDEMIFTQIASVLHLYDKAINQYIRKHQTLSFEDSTIKAYELLALGKDLGGIDPLFFYFRLDYQIKHILIDEFQDTSHIQYAICKPIIDEIYSGVGQSFGERSVFFVGDTKQSIYGFRGSESGLFEQISTNPQIQTRNLPHNYRSSGIVLDFINTYFQHIFESYIPQTLPKNSSKANQGFVKITTQSDPVNGVINFVQELLDSAISPSDIAILCFKNDDVLSINSALKEHFGEIDTTYEGTKGASKKSVRALKAALYFLALEQSNPAESYELDSNISSALDSHALDSCTLDSKILDSRALESKNTAQPKTPQINTQAQLQTQAQFYLYEFLKLCGFRVFDKTTKTPTNETPHDEIASDTATLQAQKQLLLQCYKPRPSECILAIMNTFEIVDKSAQMLLECAMSYQNLNDFLQDLESMELKTPKESANGIQIMTIHSSKGLEFEYVILCDRLNRNPSNAESIIFSESNTPFFRIKNREIFDEEFKNAKQYSKQKAQNEANNVLYVACTRGKQGVMIAATNKKTKEGKIQSAFASLLCLINPKFDPQSTQILLTHGAPHSKHPSTTYNKPLPKVLKQQYFGTQHIEIKNQDSPHFDPKNIQFGEALHLGLEYALGYKSQNQIISHILFYHFGLEKATNTHILKYIDTLKNEAFIKSLIQNKQILVELPLLSQNTLKRIDMLAFDHTNIVILDYKSGIQNKAQHIQQVQGYIQDIQTLYPHAKVEGYIVYVRDEILLQKVE; encoded by the coding sequence ATGTCGTTACATTCAGACTCCATACAAACCCAAAACTCTTACCAAGAATCGTTTTTAGCCCTCAAAGCTTCTGCTGGAAGTGGCAAAACATTTGCACTCACAATCCGCTATATTAGCTTACTTTTTTGCGGGGCTAGCGCAAATCAAATCCTTGCTATCACTTTCACCAAAAAAGCCACATCAGAGATGTATCAGCGCATAAAAAGCGCACTCTATGAGCTTGCCAATCTTGATATATATCCAGAATCTAGCTTTTTTAAAGTCTTGCAAGATGAGGGTTTGAGCGCAGAATCTATCCGCAAAAATGCCCATAGAATCTATCTTGAGTTTTTAAATTCCACGACAAAAATTCTTACCATTGATGCATTTTTGCAATCTGTTTTGAAAAAATTTTGCTGGTATATCGGGCTTTGTCAAGACTACAAACTCCTAACTAGCAACAAAGACGCACAAGATGAGATTTTGGAGCTTTTTTTGGGGCATCTCTATCGCTTAGATTCCCGCTCTAATTCTTCCAAAAACAAATATCACCCATTATGTGATTTGGCGACATTTTGTCAAAGTCTTGATATTAAACCGCAGTCATTTATATCATTTGTGCAACGATGTTATAGCGACAAAATCCACTTCTCGCAAGACTTTTTTAAGCAATTTGACTATCCAAACACACAGCACTTACAGCCATCTATAAAAGCCTTGCAAGATAAAATCCTCTCCACCGCCACAGCCCTAAAAGCCCTAATAAACGCGCAGCCAGACGCAAGCGATCGTGCCAAAAATCTCATCAAAAATGAAAACTTCAAACAACTGCTAGGCTTAGGAGAATATGATACAAAACTAACTTGGATAGAAAAAGACGTAGAGCACAACTATTGGAATAAATTATTTGCCACAAATGAGAATCTCAAGAATGATTTTACACAACTTTTAGAGAATCTCAAAAATGATTGTTTGCACTATTTTAAGTTGCGCGATGAGATGATTTTTACACAAATTGCCTCTGTGCTTCATTTGTATGACAAAGCCATAAATCAATACATACGCAAACATCAAACCCTAAGCTTTGAAGATAGCACGATAAAAGCCTATGAATTGCTTGCACTTGGCAAAGATTTGGGCGGAATCGATCCGTTGTTTTTTTATTTTCGGCTTGATTACCAAATCAAACACATTCTCATCGATGAATTTCAAGACACAAGCCATATCCAATACGCGATTTGTAAGCCCATTATCGATGAGATTTACTCTGGAGTTGGACAGAGCTTTGGCGAGCGAAGTGTGTTTTTTGTGGGCGATACAAAGCAGAGTATTTATGGATTTAGAGGCAGTGAGAGTGGATTATTTGAGCAAATCAGCACCAATCCTCAAATCCAAACGCGCAATCTCCCGCATAATTATCGAAGCTCTGGAATTGTTTTGGATTTTATCAATACCTATTTTCAGCATATTTTTGAAAGCTATATCCCACAAACTCTCCCCAAAAACTCAAGCAAAGCAAATCAAGGCTTTGTCAAAATCACCACACAAAGTGATCCTGTAAATGGCGTCATAAACTTTGTCCAAGAGCTTTTAGATTCTGCGATTAGTCCTAGCGATATTGCGATTTTGTGCTTCAAAAATGATGATGTGCTAAGTATCAATAGCGCGCTAAAAGAGCATTTTGGCGAGATTGATACAACCTATGAAGGCACAAAGGGTGCAAGTAAAAAAAGCGTCCGAGCCCTCAAAGCCGCGTTATATTTTTTGGCATTAGAACAATCAAATCCCGCAGAATCTTATGAGCTAGATTCTAACATCTCTAGCGCACTAGATTCTCACGCTTTAGATTCTTGCACTTTAGATTCTAAGATTTTAGATTCTCGCGCACTAGAATCCAAAAACACAGCACAGCCAAAAACACCGCAAATAAACACACAAGCACAATTACAAACACAAGCGCAATTTTATCTCTATGAGTTTTTAAAACTCTGCGGATTTAGGGTATTTGACAAAACAACCAAAACACCCACCAATGAAACACCCCATGATGAGATAGCCTCCGATACAGCGACTCTGCAAGCTCAAAAACAGCTTCTTTTACAATGCTACAAACCGCGCCCAAGTGAATGTATTTTGGCGATTATGAATACTTTTGAAATCGTTGATAAAAGCGCGCAAATGCTCCTTGAATGCGCTATGTCTTACCAGAATCTAAATGACTTTTTGCAAGATCTAGAATCTATGGAGCTCAAAACCCCAAAAGAAAGTGCCAATGGCATACAGATTATGACAATCCACTCATCAAAAGGGCTTGAATTTGAGTATGTGATATTGTGCGATAGGCTAAATCGCAATCCGTCAAATGCAGAATCTATTATTTTTTCAGAATCCAACACGCCATTTTTTAGAATCAAAAATCGCGAAATCTTTGATGAGGAATTCAAAAATGCCAAGCAATACAGCAAGCAAAAAGCCCAAAACGAAGCTAATAATGTGCTTTATGTGGCTTGCACGCGAGGCAAACAAGGCGTAATGATCGCCGCTACAAACAAAAAAACAAAAGAAGGCAAAATCCAAAGCGCATTTGCTTCACTCCTTTGTCTCATAAATCCAAAATTTGATCCCCAAAGCACGCAAATACTTCTCACGCATGGTGCGCCACATTCAAAGCACCCATCTACCACATATAACAAACCACTTCCAAAAGTCCTCAAACAGCAGTATTTTGGCACACAGCACATAGAAATCAAAAATCAAGACTCACCGCACTTTGATCCAAAAAACATTCAGTTTGGAGAGGCTCTGCATTTAGGTTTGGAATACGCACTTGGCTACAAAAGTCAAAACCAAATCATTTCACATATACTTTTTTATCATTTCGGGCTTGAAAAAGCCACAAACACTCATATCCTAAAGTATATAGACACGCTCAAAAATGAAGCCTTTATCAAATCTTTGATACAAAATAAGCAGATTCTAGTTGAGTTGCCACTTTTGAGTCAAAACACACTCAAACGCATTGACATGCTTGCATTTGATCACACAAACATCGTGATTTTAGATTACAAAAGCGGAATCCAAAACAAAGCACAGCACATTCAGCAAGTCCAAGGCTACATTCAAGATATTCAAACCCTCTATCCGCACGCCAAAGTCGAGGGCTATATCGTTTATGTGCGAGATGAAATTCTCTTGCAAAAAGTTGAATAA
- the rfbF gene encoding glucose-1-phosphate cytidylyltransferase yields the protein MKVLILAGGFGTRLSEETDLKPKPMVEIGGYPILWHIMNIYSHYGFNDFIILTGYKGHIIKDFFINYYTRYSDITIDMSDNSLSIHQTRHKPWKVTMLYTGQDSMTGSRILAAQKYVQESGDKHFLLTYGDGVADIDIPKTIEFHKSHNKAITMTSVLPDGKFGALDIDPQSHQIKSFTEKPKGDASDKSHTGAGWINAGFFVCNVSVFDYIKQAMHTPNDMSVVFEQSPLVSLAKDGELYTYQHFGFWKCMDTLKDKNDLCKMWLEGNAPWALWLDTHSQKSQKS from the coding sequence ATGAAAGTTTTGATTCTAGCAGGTGGCTTTGGCACGAGATTATCAGAAGAGACTGATCTCAAACCAAAACCTATGGTTGAAATCGGAGGATACCCGATTTTATGGCATATTATGAATATTTATAGCCATTATGGTTTCAATGACTTTATCATACTCACTGGCTACAAAGGGCATATTATCAAGGATTTTTTTATTAATTATTACACAAGATATAGCGATATTACCATTGATATGAGTGATAATTCTTTAAGCATACATCAAACACGCCACAAACCATGGAAAGTAACAATGCTCTATACCGGGCAAGATTCCATGACTGGAAGCAGAATCCTAGCTGCGCAAAAATATGTGCAAGAAAGTGGTGATAAACATTTTTTGCTTACTTATGGTGATGGCGTAGCAGATATTGACATTCCCAAAACCATAGAATTTCACAAATCCCACAACAAAGCTATCACAATGACTTCTGTCCTGCCTGATGGCAAATTTGGCGCACTTGATATTGACCCTCAAAGCCACCAAATCAAAAGCTTCACAGAAAAACCAAAAGGCGATGCAAGCGATAAAAGCCACACTGGTGCTGGCTGGATTAATGCTGGATTTTTTGTGTGTAATGTGAGTGTGTTTGATTATATAAAGCAAGCAATGCACACTCCAAATGATATGAGTGTAGTATTTGAGCAAAGCCCGCTTGTATCGCTTGCCAAAGATGGCGAGCTTTATACATATCAGCATTTTGGATTCTGGAAATGTATGGATACACTCAAAGACAAAAACGATCTATGCAAAATGTGGCTTGAAGGCAATGCGCCTTGGGCGTTGTGGCTTGATACACATTCTCAAAAATCCCAAAAATCCTAA
- a CDS encoding nucleotide sugar dehydrogenase, whose amino-acid sequence MQNLSQTKEIQIAIFGLGFVGLTTAVGFASKGFKTIGYEIDTKKAKSLTCAKIPFFEEGLESSLKSVLGKNLFITNNLKEALKGSDVIFYCIGTPMSKNGSADLSYLCDAISQTLSHLHLCAPTPTLLIKSTIPPASSKEIIIPLIESFNLKVNNGTESHLFLANNPEFLREGFALDDFLHPDRILIGIENLPDTQILESIYKPFCAPIIFSNLNTAEFIKYLSNTTLSMCISYANEMSLIAQYIGDIDIIQAFNTLHKDKRFSGNPAKISQYIYPGLGFGGYCLPKDTLALYKKSSDKGFSPQILKSILDTNEKILEFYIQKITHENPKHSTIGILGLSFKPKSDDVRDSKSAMLIQRLLENGFSNIYAYDPIATHTFAQAYNLPIKYAQNLKEITQTCDILAIATGWQEFIPLLHNNHKKIYNLRWLQSLDKNTTLDKEPKN is encoded by the coding sequence ATGCAAAACTTATCACAAACAAAAGAAATTCAAATCGCTATTTTTGGATTAGGATTTGTAGGACTTACCACAGCTGTTGGGTTTGCAAGCAAGGGGTTTAAAACTATCGGATATGAAATCGACACCAAAAAAGCCAAATCCCTAACTTGCGCTAAGATTCCGTTTTTTGAAGAAGGATTAGAATCTAGCCTCAAATCCGTGCTAGGCAAAAACCTTTTTATCACGAATAATCTCAAAGAAGCACTCAAAGGAAGCGATGTGATTTTTTATTGTATCGGCACACCTATGAGTAAAAATGGAAGTGCTGATTTATCCTATCTATGCGATGCCATATCTCAAACGCTCTCACACTTGCACCTTTGCGCCCCTACGCCAACGCTCCTCATCAAATCAACCATTCCGCCAGCAAGCTCTAAAGAAATCATTATCCCACTTATAGAATCTTTTAACCTCAAAGTCAATAATGGCACAGAATCTCATCTTTTTCTTGCAAATAATCCAGAATTTTTGCGCGAAGGATTTGCTTTGGACGATTTTTTGCACCCTGATAGAATCCTAATTGGCATAGAAAACCTACCTGATACGCAGATTCTAGAATCTATTTACAAGCCATTTTGTGCGCCTATTATTTTTAGCAATCTCAACACTGCTGAGTTTATAAAATACCTTAGCAATACAACGCTTTCAATGTGTATAAGCTATGCGAATGAAATGAGTCTCATCGCGCAATACATAGGCGATATAGATATTATTCAGGCATTTAATACACTTCATAAAGATAAGCGATTTAGTGGCAATCCAGCAAAAATCAGCCAATACATTTATCCAGGACTTGGCTTTGGGGGGTATTGTCTGCCAAAAGACACGCTTGCGTTGTATAAAAAATCTAGCGATAAGGGATTCTCTCCACAAATCCTCAAAAGTATCTTAGATACTAATGAAAAGATTTTGGAATTTTATATCCAAAAAATCACACATGAGAATCCAAAACATAGCACTATTGGAATCTTAGGGCTAAGCTTCAAGCCAAAAAGCGATGATGTGCGTGATTCTAAATCCGCTATGCTTATCCAAAGGCTTTTAGAAAATGGATTTAGTAATATTTATGCTTATGACCCGATAGCAACTCACACATTCGCACAGGCTTATAATCTCCCTATCAAATACGCGCAAAATCTCAAAGAAATCACACAAACTTGTGATATACTTGCAATCGCCACAGGCTGGCAGGAGTTTATCCCGCTTTTGCATAATAACCACAAAAAAATCTATAATCTAAGATGGCTTCAATCTCTGGATAAAAATACCACTTTAGATAAAGAACCTAAAAATTAA
- a CDS encoding NAD-dependent epimerase/dehydratase family protein — MNNPILLQDMEYIFKQLDSTQKQTFQDSTILISGCAGFLGFYLLHFLTHYANALGIQKIIGLDNFMLHSPSWLQTLEQNNEVLTIHAFDIISDSIARIPNTNNVNLIIHAASIASPTFYRAYPIQTLDANIWGLRSLLEYYKQKPIKGFLFFSSSEIYGDPESSQIPTNEEYRGNVACIGPRACYDESKRFGETMCYLFALKYNLPITIARPFNNYGPGMSLQDKRVPADFANAILNHNPIKILSNGNPTRTFCYVADAIAGYLKILTFGKFEYFNIGMDTPEISIKQLALLYLEAGREILDYQGEIVFDTSNDKDYLTHNPNRRLPDITKAKTMLNFTPNITIQHGIERFLKFLAFEQSNTPLSTTSYAHPHSKKEL; from the coding sequence ATGAATAATCCTATCCTTTTGCAAGATATGGAATATATCTTTAAGCAGTTAGATTCTACCCAAAAGCAAACATTTCAAGATTCTACAATCCTCATCAGTGGCTGTGCTGGGTTTTTGGGGTTTTATTTGTTGCATTTTTTGACACATTATGCCAATGCCTTAGGTATCCAAAAAATAATAGGGCTTGATAATTTTATGCTCCATTCTCCAAGCTGGCTTCAAACTCTAGAACAAAACAATGAAGTGCTTACAATCCACGCGTTTGATATTATTTCAGATTCTATTGCGCGCATTCCAAATACCAATAATGTCAATCTCATTATCCACGCTGCAAGTATCGCAAGCCCGACTTTTTATAGAGCCTACCCGATACAAACCCTTGATGCAAATATTTGGGGATTGCGATCATTGCTTGAATACTACAAACAAAAACCCATAAAAGGATTTTTATTTTTCTCAAGCTCTGAAATATATGGCGATCCAGAATCTAGCCAGATTCCAACTAATGAAGAATACAGAGGCAATGTCGCCTGCATAGGACCTCGAGCATGCTATGATGAATCCAAGCGATTTGGCGAGACAATGTGCTATCTCTTTGCTTTGAAATATAATCTGCCTATCACTATCGCACGACCTTTTAATAATTATGGACCCGGAATGAGCTTGCAAGATAAGCGCGTGCCTGCGGACTTTGCAAATGCAATCCTTAATCACAACCCCATAAAGATTCTAAGTAATGGAAATCCTACGCGCACTTTTTGCTATGTCGCTGATGCGATAGCAGGCTATCTCAAAATCCTTACTTTTGGAAAGTTTGAATACTTCAATATCGGAATGGATACGCCTGAAATCTCTATCAAACAGCTAGCACTACTCTATCTTGAAGCAGGAAGAGAGATTTTGGATTATCAAGGAGAGATTGTTTTTGATACATCAAATGATAAAGATTATCTCACACATAATCCAAATAGGCGACTTCCAGACATCACAAAAGCCAAAACAATGCTTAATTTCACACCAAATATCACTATCCAACATGGCATAGAACGATTTTTGAAGTTTTTGGCATTTGAGCAATCAAATACACCATTAAGCACCACCTCATACGCGCACCCCCACAGCAAAAAGGAGCTATAA
- a CDS encoding class I SAM-dependent methyltransferase, producing the protein MGGGAEKIQHQSTNQEPNTSNHKSQTKSNLMSSSPNLTIKPKLYDASQKQCDIGLVACRHVIEHIQNPHIMLEGIYKSLESSPNALVFFETPRLEWILENDAFYDFFYEHCNYFTKSSLNALFSRSGFEVLEIVESFQGQYQFIFAKPRKKALYKDFLDSSVKSKDTLSHTLKSYKNVAIWGAGAKGVTIANEYDNICCAIDINPNKQNCFIPKSGLEILSPKQAFERYKIDYVLVMNPNYLDEITSTLQGYNVKIGSL; encoded by the coding sequence ATGGGGGGGGGGGCAGAGAAAATACAACATCAAAGCACAAACCAAGAGCCCAATACATCAAATCACAAATCCCAAACAAAGTCAAATCTAATGTCTTCTAGCCCAAATCTTACTATCAAGCCAAAGCTCTATGATGCAAGCCAAAAGCAATGCGACATCGGGCTTGTCGCGTGTCGGCATGTTATAGAACATATCCAAAACCCACACATCATGCTTGAAGGCATTTACAAAAGCTTAGAATCAAGCCCAAATGCACTTGTGTTTTTTGAGACTCCGCGCCTAGAGTGGATTCTAGAAAATGATGCATTTTATGACTTTTTTTACGAACATTGTAACTATTTCACTAAATCCTCACTGAATGCGCTTTTTTCTCGATCTGGATTTGAAGTGCTTGAGATTGTAGAATCTTTCCAAGGACAATACCAATTCATCTTTGCCAAACCACGCAAAAAAGCGTTATACAAAGACTTTTTAGATTCTAGTGTAAAATCCAAAGATACCCTCTCACACACACTCAAATCCTACAAAAATGTAGCTATTTGGGGTGCTGGAGCAAAAGGCGTAACCATAGCCAATGAATATGATAATATTTGCTGTGCGATTGATATTAATCCAAACAAGCAAAACTGCTTTATCCCAAAATCTGGACTAGAGATTCTCTCGCCAAAGCAAGCGTTTGAGCGATATAAGATTGATTATGTGCTTGTGATGAATCCAAATTATCTTGATGAAATCACAAGCACACTTCAAGGCTATAATGTCAAAATAGGAAGTTTATAA